From the genome of Astatotilapia calliptera chromosome 3, fAstCal1.2, whole genome shotgun sequence:
AGTGGCTGCAAAACATCAGACTACACATCATGCTCTAGTTAACATTTAGAAAGGTGTAAAGCAGACATGTGTTGGATACAGATAGTTGTGTTCATGTACCTAAAGTGAAAACACAGAGTCAAACATTATCTACCAATAATGTTTATAGGAGACGCTGTGACATGAACGAAAAGGGCTAAAAATTCACTGATTTGTTGACATTCAAAGGACAATGCCTAAAAATCACAGAGGTAACAGAAAACACGGACACTACCTGACGTAAACTTACACATTTGTGGATTCCTCTACAGATATCAGATGTAAACTACAGATGGAGAGGATCATCATCAGCATACTGTCAGTGTCTATATctgaaaataaagatttttaacAACTCGGTGATTTGTTGACTTTCtgcctaaaaacaaaaaatagagacaGTAAAAAACACGGACATTTACTTACTTTGAGTCACACGTTTGTGAAATCCTCTACACATTTAGCAATCCAAGTACAGACATGGATTTTAGTGCACACACAAAATGACAtttacagacacacatgcatttGCTGCAACAATATCCACATAGAATCCTCTTTCACATGAGTTGGACAATGTAAGGAAAGTTCAATGTGCGAATTACGGAGAAAGCTGTAAGATGTCAGCATTACCAATCGATGGAAGCAAATCgtacattttaacattagctttttaaaattgtattttaatcCTCAATGTTCTCAGAGGTTTGTGCTCAGTCAGGAAGATAAGAAGCGATTAATGAATCCACTCCCAGTCACATGATGTTATTTTTACCATCTACTGGACACTATTTAAAGTAACATGTCAGTATCTGTGAGGGAAAGTGCATGATGCATATCCTCATCTGAGCAACCAGATTATCCATTGATTTCAATAACAACACAGGAAAAACTATAATAAAACAGTCCTTATCAATAACTCTTTTATGTGTTCCTCAAATATCACTGCAGGTTTCATTTAGAGATAAACTGGATGCTACTGTCAATAATTAGTTACAGAGTTGCTGTCATACACATAATGATGATAGAAATCTTCCTCTATGAAAGAATATTTGGTTTTTAATTTAGATAAAATGATCCAAAGATGAACATCAGACTCAATTTATTCTAATAATCTCCAcaacagagatggagaggacaAAGGTAGTGAGACGCCAACATCATCATGCGTATCAATCAATCCCTGCTCAGAGTGAGCAGATAGGATCAAGGTATAAAGATTGTTTAGTAACGAGTCCATTAGCTGAGCTATGCCAGAAAGCAGTTAGTGAACACCAGAGTGGTGTAAATCATGTCCTCTCTGTCATCCTCTACACGAGTCCTCAGGGTCCATTTCTTGTTCAAAACACTGTGCTGTACATTATGATTCAAATAAAGACTCCAAGGTAGAGTGAATTAACAAATAGTGAATGTTTACTAAGGGTTACGTTGCAAAGATCCAACTAACTccaaaggttaaataaaaaaaagaatcagcaAACCAAAGTCCAGGTAGTTTCAGGAAACACCAGGAGTCTAATCAGCTCATCAGAAAAGaggacaaaacaggaaataccaaaataaaacagaatgtaCCAAAACATGTTCCTTTAACACCTGATCTGAAAACATCTGCAGGTTTCATTTAGAAATAAGTTGGATTATTTGTACAAAACAGTAGTTACAGAGCTGCAGtggtaaacacacaaacaaaccaggAGATTTAAGCtagaatacaaaacaaaatatggCAAGAATAATAAAGCATGACTTAAATTTCAAGTTAAAAAGTACTGGAGCAAAGACCCAGGCCTGTGAACAGTCCATGGACCTGAGAAGGAAGGAGAGGGACTGAGGAAATATCCAGAGGAAACATTATCTATATAGCAgatgtttggtgttttttctcCAACATCAGATCTGAAAGCATCTGCAAGTTTGAATTTTTAGAAATAATCTGAATGCTTTGAAGAATCCCTTAGTTACAGAGCTCCAGTAACACACACAGTATATGATGAAAATCCGCCTCTTAGGATCAATTTATTTGATCTTCCTCcaccagtggcagacgcccaCAGACATCgctgcgttggtggttctttgtgtccggggatgggcgtccaggtacccaccggctcactcctggtggctgcttgtcggggcctggagcctggggctcgctcgggcctcttcgggggtggggtgccctcagcctctcaccctggggctcggtcactcaggcacagctggctgcaacCCAGCTTTGCCagacgggcacgtcactgcaactccccctggcttctgctccgcggctgctgagtgagcccctcatctgggactctcctcagctctttctgggacagtggcgcagctgcccctctgttggtcttccttggtctcttgtgttctgagggcctctggatgtctggagttttgatctcctccatacctgcttcatgccctggaggacggggcagtggcccccccacactccctagcagatcattacatgaaggaaccttttaaatacaagcgcgtccatgctcacaggtgtacacactggtgctcacacacacaaactacaccctttttggctcctacctcaaagcacactgtgttctgtcgatcttacgtgctgcacaataatgtttaatatttagtatttactgttatattcacatagatcatcacgatgatgttgtttattatattgttctcttttttgcttgttttctcttttttctctctcaacaggtgatccaggtgattgatagatggattttttgtctgtttgttttgttggtttatgttttttgccctCTATGACAGTTCCTCTTTCCTGCTgttttcctttctcccttttcctttcccagtcaagtctgtcctgtatttagcaagtgaaaatagaataaaataaacaataaaaggtgaattcaatagaccattacggcaaggctgggatggtccatttggtaaagtaaatccgtttggcatttttctttgcctttagacaataattctgatggcaaaagagccaaacgggacaggcagaaaaaaaaaattaaaataaatgatgaattTATTTGTTTAGCTAGATGAAAATATCCCGAGATGAACATCAGAGCCCATTTATTCAGATGATCTCTATGCCAGTTCTGAAGAGGACAAATTTATTGAGACCCACAGAGACACAACAGAAGTTTGTTTCAGAAACGATGCTCTGTGGTGACATCAGTAATTACGTCCTCATGTTCATCATCGAATCCCTGCTCAGGATGAGTGGGCAGGTTCAAGATGCAAAGTTTGTTTCCTGCACATACAAAATATGAAAACGTATCAGATGTGAACCACTGAAGAGTTCAGATGAAAAGAATATAATCATCAGCATATTAAGAGATTGATTCAGAGTGTTACCTTTGGTTCTGTGTCGATATAAAGACATCATGAGGAGAGTGGAGAAAAAGTATGGACAAAacaccagcaggtggatgaCCACTCTGAATGCAAGCTGGAGGGAGCTGCAGTCAGGGGGTAGTGCTGAGGTGGTAGATGAAGGTGTGGTTGCATGTTTGTCTGCAGAGAGAATCCCACCTGTTCAGGTGAATATGTCGATGAAATCAGAGCTGAAATCAGAGTGAAGCtcctcacctgtgacagtgatccagctggatggagactctccatgaccgctgatgttacacttgtagaggccttcatcagacctggaaacatgctggatggtcatgtgacctgtaggctgcttcccgatgagggagccatctttatagaaagcagctgggaggttggagggagtggtctttgttttacagagcagagtgacgtcatctccctccatcacagggaggacaggactctgcaggatcactgatccacctcaacacagagacaaactacagcatttcatccatttacacacagcttcatcaacactaactccacacactcagcttaccagtgactgtcagcttaaccatgttactgatggtaCTCtgtctggactcacaccagtaaactccactgtccaATGGGAACACAGTGATGTTACATGAAGAACCAGCACCTTCTCCCCACACATCTCCACACTGAGTCCTCTGtcgtttgcttgtgtttctcctcagagtccatccagcagagctgtcgtcctcctcacagctcagagacacaaagtctgtttcaaagaactgagagctgctgggactcacagtcagacgagctgtgaggaATTTAGTGTATTTTAACTAAAATTACTTGACCTGCTGACTTTTCCAGTTCATTAATGGGATGA
Proteins encoded in this window:
- the LOC113014582 gene encoding low affinity immunoglobulin gamma Fc region receptor II-like, which translates into the protein MEETSLLWLLFLISLLSLNTNQARLTVSPSSSQFFETDFVSLSCEEDDSSAGWTLRRNTSKRQRTQCGDVWGEGAGSSCNITVFPLDSGVYWCESRQSTISNMVKLTVTGGSVILQSPVLPVMEGDDVTLLCKTKTTPSNLPAAFYKDGSLIGKQPTGHMTIQHVSRSDEGLYKCNISGHGESPSSWITVTDKHATTPSSTTSALPPDCSSLQLAFRVVIHLLVFCPYFFSTLLMMSLYRHRTKGNKLCILNLPTHPEQGFDDEHEDVITDVTTEHRF